In the Mytilus trossulus isolate FHL-02 chromosome 1, PNRI_Mtr1.1.1.hap1, whole genome shotgun sequence genome, one interval contains:
- the LOC134690845 gene encoding dynamin-1-like protein isoform X1, protein MEGLIPVINKLQDVFNTVGSETIQLPQIVVIGNQSSGKSSVIEGLVGKDFLPRGTGIVTRRPLILQLIHVSKNDTETRFQEGSGDAIKAEEWAKFLHTKNKIYTDFDEVRKEIENETDRMGGTNKGVCPEPISLKIFSPKVVNLTLVDLPGLTKVPVGDQPEDIEDQIIELSHKYITNPNSIILAVTAANTDMATSESLKLAKDIDPDGRRTLAVITKLDLMDHGTDAMEALCGRVIPVKLGIIGVVNRSQADINHRKDMKDALTDEASFLQRKYPSIANRNGTLFLAKTLNRLLMHHIRDCLPELKTRVNVLIAQFQSLLNSFGVPVDDKSQLLLQIITRFAAAYCNTIEGTAKNIETTELCGGARICYIFHETFGRTLESVDPLGGLTTFDILTAIRNATGPRPALFVPEISFELLVKRQMKRLEEPSLRCIELVHEEMQRIIQHCGTQQEMLRFPKLHEKIVDVVTNLLRRRLPPTNTMVENLMSIELAYINTKHPDFSEAHLIHKALSEGNSLGHSFDHHRSIEQHKVQDSRPKQSAHDVVSTKGWKLGSLMSGGRAEADSTSEQGSRAGSASSSVVGSPAHSRRGINLLDNVPSQQNTRKLSQREQRDCDVIERLIHSYFLIVKKNIQDNVPKAIMHFLVNHVKDNLQSELVSQLYKKEEIDYLLEESEHMATRRKEAQEMTQALQRASHIIGEIRETHLW, encoded by the exons ATGGAAGGGCTGATCCCTGTAATCAACAAACTACAAGATGTTTTTAACACTGTTGGTTCAGAGACAATTCAGCTTCCACAAATTGTTGTGATAGGCAATCAG AGTTCAGGAAAAAGTTCTGTGATTGAAGGATTAGTTGGGAAAGATTTTCTACCCAGAGGAACTGGCATTGTTACAAGACGTCCCCTTATTCTACAACTGATACATGTTAGTAAAAATGATACAGAAACAAGATTCCAGGAAGGAAGTGGAg ATGCAATAAAAGCTGAAGAATGGGCCAAGTTTCTACACACAAAGAACAAAATTTACACAGATTTTGATGAGGTTCGAAAGGAAATAGAAAATGAGACAGATCGAATGGGTGGAACTAATAAG gGAGTTTGTCCAGAGCCTATAAGTTTAAAGATATTTTCACCAAAGgttgtaaatttgacattagTTGACCTCCCAGGACTGACTAAGGTTCCTGTTGGAGACCAGCCAGAGGATATTGAGGACCAGATTATAGAGCTGAGTCATAAATACATCACCAATCCAAACTCTATAATACTTGCAGTAACAGCAGCTAATACAGATATGGCCACTTCAGAGTCATTGAAACTTGCAAAAGATATAGATCCTGATG GTCGCAGAACTTTAGCAGTAATAACCAAATTAGATTTAATGGATCATGGAACAGATGCAATGGAAGCTTTATGTGGTCGTGTCATTCCTGTTAAACTTGGTATTATTGGTGTTGTCAACAGAAGTCAAGCTGACATTAATCATAGAAAg GATATGAAAGATGCTTTAACAGATGAGGCATCATTCCTGCAAAGAAAATATCCATCAATAGCAAATAGAAATGGTACATTATTCTTAGCCAAGACTCTGAACAGG TTATTGATGCATCACATTAGGGACTGTTTACCAGAGTTGAAGACCAGAGTGAATGTATTGATTGCCCAGTTTCAGTCACTGCTTAATTCATTTGGTGTACCAGTTGATGATAAA AGTCAGTTATTACTACAGATTATCACCAGATTTGCAGCAGCTTACTGTAATACCATAGAGGGAAcagctaaaaatattgaaaccacAGAATT ATGTGGAGGAGCTAGGATCTGTTACATCTTTCATGAAACATTTGGTAGAACATTAGAATCAGTAGATCCCTTAGGAGGCCTCACAACTTTTGATATTCTGACAGCTATAAGGAATGCAACA GGACCACGACCTGCATTGTTTGTGCCTGAAATATCATTTGAACTGTTAGTAAAGCGACAAATGAAAAGATTAGAAGAGCCAAGTTTACGTTGTATAGAACTAGTTCATGAAGAAATGCAAAGAATTATTCAGCATTGTGGAACACAG caAGAGATGCTGCGATTTCCAAAGTTACATGAGAAAATTGTAGATGTAGTCACAAATCTGTTACGTAGAAGATTACCTCCAACTAACACAATG GTAGAAAATTTAATGTCAATTGAGTTAGcctatataaatacaaaacatcCAGACTTTTCAGAAGCACACTTAATACACAAAGCTTTGTCAGAAGGCAATAGTTTAGGTCATTCCTTTGACCATCATAGATCCATCGAACAACATAAAGTACAAGACTCTAGACCAAAGCAG AGTGCACATGATGTGGTATCAACCAAAGGATGGAAGTTAGGTAGTTTGATGTCTGGTGGAAGAGCTGAGGCTGATAGTACATCAGAACAGGGATCCAGAGCAGGAAGTGCTTCCAGTAGTGTAGTCGGTTCACCTGCTCATTCTAGGAGGGGTATTAATTTACTAGATAATGTG CCAAGTCAACAAAATACAAGGAAACTTTCCCAAAGAGAACAGAGGGACTGTGATGTTATAG AGAGATTAATACACAGTTATTTCCTAATAGTCAAAAAGAATATACAAGATAATGTACCAAAAGCTATAATGCATTTCTTGGTAAACCATGTGAAAGACAATTTACAAAGTGAATTAGTTAGTCAATTATACAAGAAAGAAGAAATAGATTATTTATTAGAGGAATCAGAACACATGGCTACTAGGAGAAAAGAGGCACAAGAAATGACACAG gcATTACAGAGAGCTAGTCATATAATTGGAGAAATTAGAGAAACTCATCTGTGGTGA
- the LOC134690845 gene encoding dynamin-1-like protein isoform X2, giving the protein MEGLIPVINKLQDVFNTVGSETIQLPQIVVIGNQSSGKSSVIEGLVGKDFLPRGTGIVTRRPLILQLIHVSKNDTETRFQEGSGDAIKAEEWAKFLHTKNKIYTDFDEVRKEIENETDRMGGTNKAICPEPISLKIFSPKVVNLTLVDLPGLTKVPVGDQPEDIEDQIIELSHKYITNPNSIILAVTAANTDMATSESLKLAKDIDPDGRRTLAVITKLDLMDHGTDAMEALCGRVIPVKLGIIGVVNRSQADINHRKDMKDALTDEASFLQRKYPSIANRNGTLFLAKTLNRLLMHHIRDCLPELKTRVNVLIAQFQSLLNSFGVPVDDKSQLLLQIITRFAAAYCNTIEGTAKNIETTELCGGARICYIFHETFGRTLESVDPLGGLTTFDILTAIRNATGPRPALFVPEISFELLVKRQMKRLEEPSLRCIELVHEEMQRIIQHCGTQQEMLRFPKLHEKIVDVVTNLLRRRLPPTNTMVENLMSIELAYINTKHPDFSEAHLIHKALSEGNSLGHSFDHHRSIEQHKVQDSRPKQSAHDVVSTKGWKLGSLMSGGRAEADSTSEQGSRAGSASSSVVGSPAHSRRGINLLDNVPSQQNTRKLSQREQRDCDVIERLIHSYFLIVKKNIQDNVPKAIMHFLVNHVKDNLQSELVSQLYKKEEIDYLLEESEHMATRRKEAQEMTQALQRASHIIGEIRETHLW; this is encoded by the exons ATGGAAGGGCTGATCCCTGTAATCAACAAACTACAAGATGTTTTTAACACTGTTGGTTCAGAGACAATTCAGCTTCCACAAATTGTTGTGATAGGCAATCAG AGTTCAGGAAAAAGTTCTGTGATTGAAGGATTAGTTGGGAAAGATTTTCTACCCAGAGGAACTGGCATTGTTACAAGACGTCCCCTTATTCTACAACTGATACATGTTAGTAAAAATGATACAGAAACAAGATTCCAGGAAGGAAGTGGAg ATGCAATAAAAGCTGAAGAATGGGCCAAGTTTCTACACACAAAGAACAAAATTTACACAGATTTTGATGAGGTTCGAAAGGAAATAGAAAATGAGACAGATCGAATGGGTGGAACTAATAAGGCaa TTTGTCCAGAGCCTATAAGTTTAAAGATATTTTCACCAAAGgttgtaaatttgacattagTTGACCTCCCAGGACTGACTAAGGTTCCTGTTGGAGACCAGCCAGAGGATATTGAGGACCAGATTATAGAGCTGAGTCATAAATACATCACCAATCCAAACTCTATAATACTTGCAGTAACAGCAGCTAATACAGATATGGCCACTTCAGAGTCATTGAAACTTGCAAAAGATATAGATCCTGATG GTCGCAGAACTTTAGCAGTAATAACCAAATTAGATTTAATGGATCATGGAACAGATGCAATGGAAGCTTTATGTGGTCGTGTCATTCCTGTTAAACTTGGTATTATTGGTGTTGTCAACAGAAGTCAAGCTGACATTAATCATAGAAAg GATATGAAAGATGCTTTAACAGATGAGGCATCATTCCTGCAAAGAAAATATCCATCAATAGCAAATAGAAATGGTACATTATTCTTAGCCAAGACTCTGAACAGG TTATTGATGCATCACATTAGGGACTGTTTACCAGAGTTGAAGACCAGAGTGAATGTATTGATTGCCCAGTTTCAGTCACTGCTTAATTCATTTGGTGTACCAGTTGATGATAAA AGTCAGTTATTACTACAGATTATCACCAGATTTGCAGCAGCTTACTGTAATACCATAGAGGGAAcagctaaaaatattgaaaccacAGAATT ATGTGGAGGAGCTAGGATCTGTTACATCTTTCATGAAACATTTGGTAGAACATTAGAATCAGTAGATCCCTTAGGAGGCCTCACAACTTTTGATATTCTGACAGCTATAAGGAATGCAACA GGACCACGACCTGCATTGTTTGTGCCTGAAATATCATTTGAACTGTTAGTAAAGCGACAAATGAAAAGATTAGAAGAGCCAAGTTTACGTTGTATAGAACTAGTTCATGAAGAAATGCAAAGAATTATTCAGCATTGTGGAACACAG caAGAGATGCTGCGATTTCCAAAGTTACATGAGAAAATTGTAGATGTAGTCACAAATCTGTTACGTAGAAGATTACCTCCAACTAACACAATG GTAGAAAATTTAATGTCAATTGAGTTAGcctatataaatacaaaacatcCAGACTTTTCAGAAGCACACTTAATACACAAAGCTTTGTCAGAAGGCAATAGTTTAGGTCATTCCTTTGACCATCATAGATCCATCGAACAACATAAAGTACAAGACTCTAGACCAAAGCAG AGTGCACATGATGTGGTATCAACCAAAGGATGGAAGTTAGGTAGTTTGATGTCTGGTGGAAGAGCTGAGGCTGATAGTACATCAGAACAGGGATCCAGAGCAGGAAGTGCTTCCAGTAGTGTAGTCGGTTCACCTGCTCATTCTAGGAGGGGTATTAATTTACTAGATAATGTG CCAAGTCAACAAAATACAAGGAAACTTTCCCAAAGAGAACAGAGGGACTGTGATGTTATAG AGAGATTAATACACAGTTATTTCCTAATAGTCAAAAAGAATATACAAGATAATGTACCAAAAGCTATAATGCATTTCTTGGTAAACCATGTGAAAGACAATTTACAAAGTGAATTAGTTAGTCAATTATACAAGAAAGAAGAAATAGATTATTTATTAGAGGAATCAGAACACATGGCTACTAGGAGAAAAGAGGCACAAGAAATGACACAG gcATTACAGAGAGCTAGTCATATAATTGGAGAAATTAGAGAAACTCATCTGTGGTGA